In Acholeplasma equirhinis, the following proteins share a genomic window:
- the alaS gene encoding alanine--tRNA ligase — MRYMTSNEIRKMWLDFFKSKGHLVEPSASLIPVDDPTLLWINAGVAPLKKYFDGSETPKSRRITNIQKSIRTNDIENVGKTARHHTFFEMLGNFSIGDYFKEEAIEFGFELLTSKEWFNMPLDKLYMTYYPDDLVAKKTWMRLGVKEDHLIPLETNFWEIGKGPSGPDTEIYFDRGEKYDKRGVELLQNDINNDRYLEIWNIVFSQYNADPSIPRSQYKELPSKNIDTGAGLERFACVLQDTETNFETDLHFPIIKKTSELSGVEYKGQMAFKVISDHIKTLVFAISDGAMLSNEGRGYVLRRLLRRAVKYGRTLGFHEPFLFNLVDTVVEMMGEFYTNLAPTKDIVKKIIQKEEAKFYSTISDGEKHLISSIRNHKISGQDAFKLYDTYGFPIELTVEYAEENHVEVDLDAFKEELNKQKSRSREARNVQASMKAQDEAFLNFNEPSKFVGYETLQHEAKVIKIFDQGIVLDETPFYAKMGGQVADTGTINGLVVKDVQKLPHGQFLHIIETDSFEEGDEVLAIVDETRRIQTTKNHTATHLLHQAIKDVIGKHANQQGSYNGPDKLTFDINHFEAIKHEDILKIEAVVKAKIKESLDVVTHVLPIDEAKKLGAMMLFGEKYGDVVRVVDINKWSIEFCGGTHVKNTKDIEEFAITSVESIGSGIYRFEGTTNHVIESSKDYLASYLGTLEQLLSKKQELTKSTEKDQLPSVLGSYQDILNYREAIVKLQNEVKDLEKKAETDLIASILKDADRFIPSKIEEITYVIVDNLPAASLKPLVDVLYDKIKTEALILINKGEQKASFLVKTSKLVARDLLKDLTTKTNGNGGGKNDFAQGGTQDLTALDTFLKEL, encoded by the coding sequence ATGAGATACATGACATCTAATGAAATCAGAAAAATGTGGTTAGATTTTTTTAAATCTAAAGGACATTTAGTTGAACCATCTGCATCATTAATTCCAGTTGATGATCCAACATTATTATGGATTAATGCAGGGGTTGCACCATTAAAGAAATACTTTGATGGTTCAGAAACACCAAAATCAAGAAGAATTACAAACATTCAAAAGAGTATTCGTACAAACGATATCGAGAATGTTGGTAAAACAGCTAGACACCATACATTCTTTGAAATGTTAGGTAATTTTAGTATTGGTGATTATTTTAAAGAAGAAGCGATTGAATTTGGTTTTGAATTATTAACATCTAAAGAATGGTTTAATATGCCACTTGATAAGTTATATATGACATATTATCCAGATGATTTAGTTGCAAAAAAGACTTGGATGCGATTAGGTGTTAAAGAAGATCATTTAATACCACTTGAAACTAATTTCTGGGAAATTGGTAAAGGTCCTTCTGGTCCAGATACTGAAATATATTTTGACCGTGGTGAAAAATATGATAAACGAGGTGTTGAACTTCTACAAAACGATATTAATAATGATCGTTATTTAGAAATTTGGAACATCGTATTCTCTCAATATAATGCAGATCCATCAATTCCAAGAAGTCAATATAAAGAATTACCAAGTAAGAATATTGATACTGGTGCAGGTTTAGAAAGATTTGCATGTGTGCTTCAAGACACTGAAACAAACTTTGAAACAGATTTACACTTCCCAATTATTAAGAAAACATCAGAATTAAGCGGAGTCGAATATAAAGGTCAAATGGCTTTCAAAGTTATTTCAGACCATATTAAGACTTTAGTGTTTGCTATCTCTGATGGTGCTATGTTATCAAATGAAGGTCGTGGTTATGTACTTCGAAGATTGCTTCGTCGTGCGGTTAAGTACGGTAGAACATTAGGATTCCATGAACCATTCTTATTTAACTTAGTTGATACTGTTGTTGAAATGATGGGTGAGTTCTATACAAACCTAGCACCTACAAAAGATATTGTTAAAAAGATTATTCAAAAAGAAGAAGCTAAATTCTATTCAACTATCTCAGATGGTGAAAAACACTTAATATCATCTATTAGAAATCATAAGATTTCAGGTCAAGATGCATTTAAACTTTATGATACTTATGGATTCCCTATTGAATTAACTGTGGAGTATGCAGAAGAGAATCATGTTGAAGTTGATTTAGATGCATTTAAAGAAGAATTAAATAAACAAAAATCAAGATCAAGAGAAGCAAGAAATGTTCAAGCTTCAATGAAAGCACAAGATGAAGCATTTTTAAACTTTAATGAACCTTCTAAGTTTGTAGGATATGAAACACTACAACATGAAGCAAAAGTAATTAAAATCTTTGATCAAGGTATTGTTCTTGATGAAACACCATTCTATGCTAAGATGGGTGGTCAAGTTGCAGATACAGGCACAATCAATGGTTTAGTTGTTAAAGATGTTCAAAAATTACCACATGGTCAATTCTTACACATTATTGAAACAGATTCATTTGAAGAAGGTGATGAAGTGCTTGCTATTGTTGATGAAACAAGACGCATACAAACAACTAAGAACCATACAGCAACTCACCTTTTACATCAAGCAATTAAAGATGTGATTGGTAAACATGCGAATCAACAAGGTTCTTATAATGGACCTGATAAATTAACATTTGATATTAACCATTTTGAAGCAATCAAACATGAAGATATTCTAAAAATTGAAGCAGTTGTTAAAGCTAAAATTAAAGAATCATTAGATGTTGTTACACATGTACTTCCAATTGATGAAGCTAAGAAGTTAGGTGCAATGATGTTATTCGGTGAGAAATACGGAGACGTTGTTCGTGTTGTTGACATCAACAAGTGGAGTATTGAGTTCTGTGGTGGTACACATGTTAAAAACACTAAAGATATCGAAGAATTTGCGATTACATCTGTTGAATCAATTGGTTCTGGTATTTACCGTTTTGAAGGTACAACAAATCATGTCATTGAATCAAGTAAAGATTATCTAGCGAGTTATCTTGGTACTTTAGAACAATTACTTTCTAAAAAGCAAGAATTAACTAAGTCAACAGAAAAAGATCAATTGCCTTCGGTATTAGGCAGTTATCAAGATATCTTAAACTATCGTGAAGCAATTGTTAAATTGCAAAACGAAGTTAAAGATTTAGAAAAGAAAGCAGAAACAGATTTAATTGCATCCATCTTAAAAGATGCAGATCGTTTCATTCCATCAAAAATCGAAGAAATCACATATGTTATCGTAGACAACCTTCCAGCAGCATCACTTAAACCATTAGTTGATGTGCTCTATGATAAAATTAAGACAGAAGCATTAATCTTGATTAATAAAGGTGAGCAAAAAGCATCTTTCCTTGTTAAAACATCAAAACTTGTTGCAAGAGATTTATTAAAAGACTTAACTACTAAGACAAACGGTAATGGTGGAGGTAAAAATGATTTTGCACAAGGTGGTACACAAGATTTAACTGCTTTAGATACATTCTTAAAGGAGCTTTAA
- the yqeK gene encoding bis(5'-nucleosyl)-tetraphosphatase (symmetrical) YqeK has protein sequence MIDVLKKDLEEKYKDRPDRLKHIYGVVKKAKELGSKLNLDLNKLEIAALMHDFTKYDDLEDQKSYLNAEEIELYKNEVVVYHALSAATYLKNTYKINDSDILDAIRFHVFGSPKMNQYAKVVLIADKIEETRTYPTVNYLRELADISIDKAILAYLEVTKQRLLDKQLPIHPLMNETIKMLGE, from the coding sequence ATGATTGATGTCTTAAAAAAAGATCTAGAAGAAAAATATAAAGATAGACCAGACCGCTTAAAACACATTTATGGTGTTGTTAAAAAAGCAAAAGAATTGGGTTCTAAATTAAATCTTGATCTAAACAAGTTAGAGATTGCTGCACTAATGCATGACTTTACAAAATATGATGATCTTGAAGATCAAAAGTCATACTTAAATGCAGAAGAAATCGAACTCTATAAAAATGAAGTTGTTGTATATCATGCACTGAGTGCTGCAACTTATTTAAAAAATACATACAAAATAAATGACTCTGATATACTAGATGCCATTAGATTTCATGTCTTTGGAAGTCCTAAAATGAACCAATATGCTAAAGTGGTTTTAATTGCAGATAAGATTGAAGAAACTAGAACATATCCAACGGTTAATTACTTAAGAGAATTAGCAGATATATCCATAGATAAAGCGATTCTAGCGTATTTAGAAGTAACGAAACAAAGACTATTAGATAAACAATTACCAATTCATCCTTTGATGAATGAAACGATCAAAATGTTAGGAGAATAA
- a CDS encoding GTPase encodes MQNDRTCLGCGASLQTENPNELGYVKTLEQPFCSHCFKLMHYGKGDTHFHPDRLPEFKKNALIVIVSSVLYLDTLLTSEVKRLADEYHVVHLINQIDLLPASTDKNFLLGKIQKQFNQFRVSYDEIILMSALNKLDINNLKNYLRVTNYKEVYFIGLQNSGKTTIFKALTGNKEALAIKKAALTQRILSGKFDDMMIYDTPGLYQSGYLHEFFPYETYKDLLPSKQFKPKNGMLEKNDAILIDGLVGLSILKGETKSVFYGSDAIKLHPTKADKVESILNNELVTNVRFDQYVMKEYALKEDRKYQITFADFGFMILTGPVTIRLFTHPKLHISVLEGFIK; translated from the coding sequence ATGCAGAACGATAGAACTTGTTTAGGCTGTGGAGCAAGTCTCCAAACCGAAAACCCAAATGAATTAGGTTATGTAAAAACACTTGAACAACCTTTCTGTTCACATTGTTTTAAACTCATGCACTATGGAAAAGGCGATACACATTTCCATCCAGATAGATTACCTGAGTTTAAAAAGAATGCATTAATTGTTATCGTATCATCTGTATTATATTTAGATACACTTTTAACCTCTGAAGTAAAACGTCTTGCAGATGAATATCATGTCGTGCATTTAATCAACCAAATCGATCTTCTACCAGCATCAACGGATAAAAACTTCTTACTTGGTAAAATTCAAAAACAATTCAATCAATTTAGAGTTTCATATGATGAAATCATTTTAATGAGCGCTTTAAATAAACTTGATATCAATAATCTAAAAAATTATTTAAGAGTAACAAATTATAAAGAGGTCTATTTCATAGGTCTTCAAAATAGTGGTAAAACAACCATCTTTAAAGCTTTAACTGGGAATAAAGAAGCACTAGCGATTAAAAAAGCAGCACTTACTCAAAGAATTCTTTCAGGTAAATTTGATGACATGATGATTTATGATACACCAGGTCTTTATCAATCCGGATATTTACATGAATTTTTCCCATATGAAACTTATAAAGATTTGCTACCATCAAAACAATTCAAACCTAAAAATGGTATGCTTGAAAAAAATGATGCAATATTAATTGATGGTTTAGTTGGACTTTCCATCTTAAAAGGTGAAACTAAATCTGTATTCTATGGCAGTGATGCGATTAAACTGCATCCAACAAAAGCGGATAAAGTTGAATCTATTTTAAATAATGAACTTGTAACAAATGTTAGATTTGATCAATATGTCATGAAAGAATATGCATTAAAAGAAGATAGAAAATATCAAATTACTTTTGCAGATTTTGGTTTCATGATTTTAACTGGTCCAGTTACTATTAGATTATTTACACATCCAAAACTTCATATTTCAGTTTTAGAAGGATTTATTAAATGA
- a CDS encoding class I SAM-dependent methyltransferase has product MTFEQVYDILQQDVNYPKLLKPILKYLDKSKTTLDAGCGSGYILKYLVSQGYPMVGLDINKDMLKLAQEKLEKENLSCELIKHDIRKKIPRKFDQIISLLDVSHYFMGVKKVFHNYYQALNPNGILILDLYRLPIFEEEEGIYQGLSYHWEVYTTKAQIVHELEVSKDGLTQKFKVKQWYNEIEYYEAILLSLGFKVKIIKSFDDRKVFLICKK; this is encoded by the coding sequence ATGACTTTTGAACAAGTTTACGATATCTTACAACAAGATGTAAACTATCCAAAACTTTTAAAGCCTATTCTAAAGTATTTAGATAAATCTAAGACAACTTTAGATGCTGGTTGTGGATCTGGGTATATCCTAAAGTACTTAGTTAGCCAAGGCTATCCAATGGTTGGTCTTGATATTAATAAGGATATGTTAAAACTTGCACAAGAAAAATTAGAAAAAGAAAATCTTTCATGTGAACTCATCAAACATGATATAAGAAAGAAAATACCAAGAAAATTTGATCAGATCATTTCACTACTTGATGTTTCTCATTACTTCATGGGTGTTAAGAAAGTTTTTCATAATTATTATCAAGCACTTAATCCAAACGGTATACTTATTTTAGATTTATATCGTCTACCAATTTTTGAAGAAGAGGAAGGAATCTACCAAGGGTTATCATATCATTGGGAAGTTTATACGACGAAAGCTCAGATTGTTCACGAACTTGAAGTATCAAAAGACGGTTTAACTCAAAAATTCAAAGTTAAGCAGTGGTATAACGAAATTGAGTATTATGAAGCTATCTTATTAAGTCTAGGATTTAAAGTTAAAATCATTAAAAGTTTTGATGATCGTAAAGTGTTTTTAATTTGTAAAAAGTAA
- a CDS encoding FRG domain-containing protein, whose product MNKEVVKQFTEISTVSSLSEFIYTFENELNELYKDEKLRIYFRGEKQYFEQRCTPSLFRLDKNDINKKNEKDIYYHTLRRMPNEFNNLSNLDILAKMQHYGIRTRMLDITTNPLIALFFALDDNSEDGYVYIFKADSSNQILSYDSDRALMLSTLPKFTKEEQGIISSLCDKYPDTEIKSKHIGDRKNSELDIDSITRKTLSKFIYECERERSAFINHRILPSDLTKYYYVKPQFANERLQAQDGLFILFGLNQHSVKEEIAYIKINAIAKKKILAELMFFTGVSNSKIFKGLESLAKENKTRLFQDLKEDKNEISELEQQAFTGVDYAYKYKVNSNKELATMGDAILSLCITEYFFEMEIAKTKEELTDWKSMIQDNSVLNMLGEKIISTKNCLFDNNDFNNEKKYADIVEALLYVKYCQNGIHSPKQMFKSELIPLLKDRKIQKNIINKSLSMANKYEVMFEKLNSAINPKEESK is encoded by the coding sequence ATGAATAAAGAAGTTGTCAAACAATTTACTGAAATAAGTACTGTATCTAGTTTATCTGAATTTATTTACACTTTTGAAAATGAACTTAATGAATTGTATAAGGATGAAAAACTTCGAATTTATTTTCGAGGTGAAAAGCAATACTTTGAACAAAGATGCACACCTTCATTGTTTAGACTAGACAAAAACGATATAAATAAAAAAAATGAAAAAGATATTTACTATCATACACTTAGAAGAATGCCAAATGAATTTAATAATTTATCGAACCTGGATATTCTAGCCAAAATGCAACACTATGGTATAAGAACTAGAATGTTGGATATTACTACAAATCCACTAATAGCGTTATTTTTCGCACTTGATGATAATAGCGAAGATGGATATGTTTATATATTTAAAGCCGATTCAAGTAATCAAATCTTATCTTATGATTCTGATAGAGCATTGATGTTATCTACATTACCTAAATTTACTAAAGAAGAACAAGGTATAATTTCAAGTCTTTGTGATAAGTATCCCGATACTGAAATTAAATCTAAACATATAGGAGATAGAAAAAATTCTGAATTAGATATTGATTCAATTACTAGAAAAACTCTCTCTAAATTTATTTATGAATGTGAAAGAGAAAGATCTGCATTCATAAATCATCGTATACTACCCTCAGATTTAACCAAATATTATTATGTAAAACCTCAATTTGCTAATGAACGATTACAAGCACAAGACGGATTATTTATTTTATTTGGGTTAAATCAACACTCTGTAAAAGAAGAAATAGCATATATTAAAATTAACGCTATAGCAAAGAAGAAAATACTTGCTGAACTAATGTTTTTTACTGGGGTATCAAATTCCAAAATTTTTAAAGGCTTAGAATCTTTAGCCAAGGAAAATAAAACCAGACTATTTCAGGATTTAAAGGAAGATAAAAATGAGATATCCGAATTAGAACAGCAAGCTTTTACTGGAGTAGATTATGCGTATAAGTACAAAGTAAATTCAAACAAAGAATTAGCAACTATGGGAGACGCAATTTTATCGTTATGTATAACGGAATATTTTTTTGAAATGGAAATTGCTAAAACGAAAGAAGAATTAACTGATTGGAAAAGCATGATTCAAGATAATTCAGTTTTAAATATGTTAGGTGAAAAAATAATAAGTACAAAAAACTGTTTATTTGATAATAATGATTTTAATAATGAAAAGAAATATGCTGATATCGTAGAGGCATTATTATATGTAAAATATTGCCAAAATGGAATTCATAGTCCAAAACAAATGTTTAAGAGTGAGTTGATTCCTCTTTTAAAAGATAGAAAAATTCAAAAAAATATCATTAATAAAAGTCTTTCAATGGCAAATAAATATGAAGTAATGTTTGAAAAGTTGAACTCTGCAATTAATCCGAAAGAAGAATCTAAATGA
- the ruvX gene encoding Holliday junction resolvase RuvX produces MKYLGLDLGEKTLGVAISESGIIAQNLTTIRFRPMDFNDALQQLLKIIFDRKIDIVVIGLPKHMNNDLGEKAQMSLSFKAMIEQNSPVKVISWDERLSTKTALRMLSDSNKKYDKQRQLVDEVAAQVILQNYLDSI; encoded by the coding sequence TTGAAATATCTAGGACTAGATTTAGGTGAAAAAACCTTAGGGGTTGCAATTTCAGAATCTGGAATCATTGCACAAAACTTAACAACCATTCGTTTTCGTCCAATGGACTTTAATGATGCACTGCAACAACTCTTAAAAATTATCTTTGATCGTAAGATTGATATTGTTGTCATTGGTCTACCTAAACACATGAACAATGATTTAGGTGAGAAAGCACAAATGTCTCTAAGTTTTAAAGCAATGATTGAACAAAACAGTCCAGTTAAAGTTATCTCATGGGATGAACGCTTATCAACAAAGACAGCATTAAGAATGTTATCAGATAGTAATAAGAAGTATGATAAACAAAGACAATTAGTCGATGAGGTGGCAGCACAAGTCATCTTACAAAATTATTTAGATTCCATTTAA
- a CDS encoding O-methyltransferase: MKLSEFKAYCLENKIPIITDEALNFIQELIKEKDVKNLLEIGTAYGYSAICFSSERTQVDTIEYDEVRYNEAKKWVNHFNANVNLILADAKIYEGLNKQYDLIFIDGAKASYQVFFDKYQKYLKPGGMIVCDNINFHNLTMDKTRSRSTKNMIKKLGLFKTFLETTEDFLTEWYDIGDGVTVTTRVK, from the coding sequence GTGAAGCTTAGTGAATTTAAAGCATATTGCTTAGAAAACAAAATTCCGATCATTACAGATGAAGCATTAAACTTCATCCAGGAATTGATTAAAGAAAAAGATGTAAAAAACTTGCTTGAAATTGGAACTGCATATGGCTATAGTGCCATATGTTTTTCTAGTGAAAGAACGCAAGTAGATACTATTGAATATGATGAAGTACGTTATAATGAAGCTAAAAAGTGGGTTAATCACTTTAATGCTAATGTCAATTTAATTCTAGCGGATGCGAAAATCTATGAAGGTTTAAATAAGCAATATGACCTCATTTTCATCGATGGTGCAAAAGCAAGTTACCAAGTATTCTTTGATAAATATCAAAAATATTTAAAACCTGGTGGAATGATTGTATGTGATAACATAAATTTCCATAACTTAACCATGGATAAAACAAGAAGCCGCAGTACAAAAAACATGATTAAGAAATTAGGTTTATTTAAAACGTTCTTAGAGACCACCGAAGACTTTCTAACAGAGTGGTACGATATTGGTGATGGTGTGACTGTCACAACGAGGGTTAAATGA
- the greA gene encoding transcription elongation factor GreA, translating into MAVKKQYELTQAGLEELKAELNDLKEVKRKENLEALKEAREQGDLSENADYDAARNEQARIEARILQIEEIIKNVKIIKLNDDSSSVNIGREVVLYFIDKDKEVTYHLVGTIEADPIKGKISVDSPIGKAIKGREVGDVVTVKSETGKSFNVKIVSLN; encoded by the coding sequence ATGGCAGTTAAAAAACAATATGAATTAACTCAAGCTGGTTTAGAAGAACTCAAAGCAGAATTGAATGATCTTAAAGAAGTAAAGCGTAAAGAAAACTTAGAAGCTTTAAAAGAAGCAAGAGAACAAGGTGACTTATCAGAAAATGCTGACTACGATGCAGCAAGAAATGAACAAGCACGTATTGAAGCTCGTATTCTTCAAATTGAAGAAATCATTAAAAATGTTAAAATCATTAAATTAAATGATGATTCATCTTCTGTAAATATCGGTCGTGAAGTTGTCTTATACTTTATCGATAAAGATAAAGAAGTTACATACCATTTAGTTGGTACAATTGAAGCAGATCCTATTAAAGGAAAAATCTCTGTTGATTCACCAATTGGTAAAGCAATCAAAGGTCGCGAAGTTGGTGACGTTGTCACTGTTAAGTCAGAAACTGGTAAGAGTTTTAACGTTAAAATTGTTTCATTAAATTAA
- a CDS encoding M48 family metallopeptidase yields MMKVYQKNDKSLKYEIIYKPIKHIYLRKRDDVVIVTANKKTTESYILNLLDKHFDKFYQVQKPRQFEVPKYQLWGNELTIDEFFGPYKQTDKNYELILKKEVLDKIETFMPRLILDLEKLNLKPVEMTVKKLKGKYGVCRTVKKEITLSSFLARIHPEYLYYVLLHEYAHLIVANHSKSFYNVLDKVMINHKLVQKQLRKHIISY; encoded by the coding sequence ATGATGAAAGTTTATCAAAAGAATGATAAATCTTTAAAATACGAAATCATCTACAAACCAATCAAACATATCTACTTAAGAAAAAGAGATGATGTCGTAATCGTTACTGCAAATAAAAAAACGACTGAATCGTATATATTGAATCTCTTAGATAAACACTTTGATAAGTTCTATCAAGTCCAAAAACCACGTCAATTTGAGGTTCCAAAATATCAACTTTGGGGCAATGAATTAACAATCGATGAATTCTTTGGTCCATACAAACAAACAGATAAAAATTACGAATTAATTTTAAAAAAAGAAGTCTTAGATAAAATTGAAACATTCATGCCAAGATTAATTCTAGATCTTGAAAAACTTAACTTAAAACCTGTAGAAATGACAGTTAAAAAGTTAAAGGGTAAATATGGTGTTTGCCGTACAGTGAAAAAAGAAATTACTTTAAGCTCTTTCTTGGCAAGAATTCATCCTGAATATTTATATTATGTATTATTGCATGAATATGCACACTTAATTGTGGCAAATCACTCAAAATCGTTTTATAATGTACTCGATAAAGTTATGATTAATCATAAATTAGTACAAAAACAGTTAAGAAAACACATCATTAGTTATTAA
- a CDS encoding DUF1292 domain-containing protein yields the protein MNALDKLTIFNGDKEEMATILFTFEDNGKKYVVFEFDETHEVSAAVYVPGETDSEGQLFDIETDAEWDLVDKVYNQYEEDLEAAEDEEDSEA from the coding sequence ATGAACGCACTCGATAAATTAACTATTTTTAACGGTGATAAAGAAGAAATGGCAACAATTCTTTTTACTTTCGAAGATAACGGTAAAAAGTATGTTGTGTTTGAATTTGATGAAACACACGAAGTTTCAGCAGCAGTTTATGTTCCAGGTGAAACTGATTCAGAAGGTCAATTATTTGACATTGAAACAGATGCTGAATGGGATTTAGTTGATAAAGTATACAATCAATACGAAGAAGACTTAGAAGCGGCAGAAGACGAAGAAGATAGTGAAGCTTAG
- a CDS encoding YqeG family HAD IIIA-type phosphatase: MAIYKKCIPDLYIKSIYEINYDDLLKQGKKALLFDLDNTIIDYHQTKLTVEASEFLQKIEKDFKVLVISNSHEKRVKDAVGHQFKYVSFAKKPLKFGFKKALKMLDVKPEEVVMIGDQLMTDCFGGKRLGFMTILIEAVKRDTDKIWTRINRKIESYFLNKIKKKDPKRYEEVLKAYAER; this comes from the coding sequence ATGGCTATCTATAAAAAATGTATTCCGGATTTATATATTAAATCCATATATGAAATTAATTATGATGACTTACTAAAGCAGGGGAAAAAGGCTCTGCTTTTTGACTTAGATAATACAATTATTGACTATCACCAAACAAAATTAACAGTTGAAGCATCAGAATTCTTACAAAAAATAGAAAAAGACTTTAAAGTCCTTGTCATTTCAAATTCCCATGAAAAGCGTGTGAAAGATGCAGTGGGACATCAATTTAAATATGTTTCATTTGCCAAAAAACCATTAAAGTTTGGATTTAAAAAAGCACTTAAGATGTTAGATGTTAAACCTGAAGAAGTCGTTATGATTGGAGATCAACTCATGACTGATTGTTTTGGTGGGAAGCGCCTCGGATTTATGACAATCTTAATTGAAGCAGTGAAACGAGATACCGATAAAATCTGGACAAGAATTAATAGAAAAATTGAAAGTTACTTCTTGAATAAAATTAAAAAGAAAGATCCAAAGCGTTACGAAGAGGTATTAAAAGCTTATGCAGAACGATAG
- a CDS encoding helix-hairpin-helix domain-containing protein — MRKNIVFVVIVLFVVAAIYFFPKVKEYPYFEGQNEMITVEIKGAVINPGKYKLSRGNNLAYLIHLAGGLTESANLDGFNLNNLVEETTYEIPTVSYANVESNYKVNLNEVTYLELLAIPNISDTKALNILLYRTSIGKFTEVEELLNVKGIGEATFEKIKSYFYL, encoded by the coding sequence ATGCGAAAAAATATCGTTTTTGTAGTCATTGTATTGTTTGTTGTTGCAGCAATTTACTTTTTTCCTAAAGTAAAAGAATATCCCTATTTTGAAGGACAAAATGAAATGATCACTGTTGAGATAAAAGGTGCGGTCATAAATCCTGGTAAATATAAACTATCAAGAGGTAACAACCTTGCATATTTAATTCATCTTGCAGGTGGACTAACAGAAAGTGCAAATTTAGATGGTTTCAATTTAAATAACTTAGTTGAAGAAACGACATATGAAATACCAACTGTTAGTTATGCGAATGTTGAATCAAATTATAAGGTAAATTTAAATGAAGTCACATATCTGGAGTTATTAGCAATTCCAAACATTTCGGATACAAAAGCTTTAAATATACTTTTATACCGTACTTCAATTGGAAAGTTTACAGAAGTAGAAGAACTCCTTAATGTAAAAGGCATAGGAGAGGCAACCTTTGAAAAGATCAAGTCATATTTCTATCTCTAA
- the rsfS gene encoding ribosome silencing factor: MDLLKKSLEILEKVNAKDIAVFDFKETSPYYDYFVVGTVNDRAGQAAIGYFGDDLRNEIKHIEGKGNAGWVLIDLGDIVVHLFKEDDRRFYGFDQRFMEFRK; this comes from the coding sequence GTGGATTTACTTAAGAAAAGTTTAGAAATTTTAGAAAAAGTTAATGCAAAAGATATTGCAGTATTTGACTTTAAAGAAACATCACCTTATTATGATTACTTTGTTGTAGGGACTGTAAATGACCGTGCAGGACAAGCTGCAATTGGTTATTTTGGTGATGATTTAAGAAACGAAATCAAACACATTGAAGGTAAAGGCAATGCAGGTTGGGTTTTAATTGATTTAGGTGATATTGTTGTTCACTTATTCAAAGAAGATGACCGTAGATTTTATGGTTTTGACCAACGCTTCATGGAATTTAGAAAATGA